The nucleotide window tataatttgcactaagtgtttgttgaaatatttgaatgagtttttcattgattgtttaatttcttatgGTATAGATCTGAAACAATGGACAATTTGTTCAACGCTCAAGTACGTTTCAACAGTGGAAACCGTCATTTGTTCAAGGTCTGGATCGATGTCACGCTAAAGGATCTGAAGGATCAACTATCAACCAAGGACTCAACCCCCAACCTCGAAGACACAAGGTGGGTGGAGGATCTTCAATATGCACGTCTTGATAATTTGCAGACTGAAAAGATAATGCTGACAGACAATAACTACGTGAGGAGCATGTTCTCCATATATTGTTAGCACTCCCCCGAGAACGTGAGGAGCATGTTCTCCATATAATGTTAGCACTCCCCAAGAATTGAGATGAAAGCTATGTTGCTGAGATCGACTGAAGACATTCTAAAGAGTTTGATTCTGCCACAAGATTATGTTTAGGTAGCTTCACTATTTTCTAAtgcaaacttttttatttaaataatttaaccaatGACCTAAAGACACTCATTAACATTCCTTtaatcattctttaaaaaaaaaattcctttaaaCATATCATATTTAATAGCAAACACACTACACCCTTCGgccactattataagcaaaactttgcattttagattcatttattaaatgatatatgtggtctGTAATAAAGGTCATAtacatcattgattgaattaatctaaaataaaaagtttttaattataataatgaccGGTGGGTGTACAAGATTAGGAGAGAAAATGATGAGACCAGTCGTGCAAGGAAACACTTGACTGTATTTGCCAcagaaaaacaaattcaaagtgttgaatttgtcttcaaatttgtgtTTTGGGAGAatagagaaatcgtgacacgatttcatcaACGTGTCGCAGCGAGCTTGGTTTTTCAGGATgctcaatcgtgtcacgattttgagaaaacgtgacacgattttcaacTTGCTGGGCACGTTTTTAGgttaaggttggtcgtaccttgggtcgtacgcaccaatcgtgacacgattttgacaactgaagactgctatataagtgttcttgtggagtttttgaaggagagctttagagagagaaacttggattacaatggaggtaactttagggttgggTGTCTTTGTAGTGGggatctcttgggttgggaaacattgtaaacaccttgggtagtgagatttcactaTTGGAATGATcaaaagcttccttttgtgttttctcttaggattcattgAGAGTGTGGGTGACACAAAATGCgtagaaattaggtcttgttcttgtgtaagcttataagctaatttcttgtaactcttttgtaacactttcatcatagtggattggagggctgctctctcccctagattaggtcatattggaccgaattgggtcaacaatcttggtgtgtttgttcatTTCTTTCACTGCTTATATTTATTGCTTTGTactagaaatcgtggttgggcctaacacaaccccacaaaaccgacttgtgaggtgaggatggCCCcaacttataaacaaattgtcaggcAAACTCCTAACCGATGTGAGACTTTTAACACACCCCTCACGCTAGGATTGCAGATCTGAAGCGTGAACATAAATGACGGGTGGCCCGATAACGGAAACCTGATAACAGGCGGCCCAAAGAATCGtgaagaggctctgataccatattagaaatcgtggttgggccgaACAAAACCCCacaaaccggcttgtgaggtgaggatggcccccacttataaacaaattgtcatgCCAACTCCTAAACGATGTGGGATTCTTAACACTTAgattatgcttgtggtgttgctctacacttagATTTATGTCTGTTTTTGctgttgttgcttggagacactttatctattgattaccacttcctttgctccacacatctttgttattcattggtgtgattttgtccgaattcacaacacaaaGTGATCAAATTTTAAGTGAGAATCATTAATAAAAGTACAGTTGAGATAAAAtgatacaacaaaaaaattgaatttatttatcaGAAACTAGTTTAACACCTTATAAAATTGTGAGGGACCGAATTGAATTTTTACACTTTATCTATCTACCAACTAATTATGTACCAATTTAGAGAATTCATAAGGTAATTGTTAAAATGTGGCctgatttaaataattattgtttttggttttggggGATGGCCATATGGTGGATGCTTAGCACAATGCTTGGATCGAACCAGGTCTCTTTGGTTGAATGTTGTTAATTTGAGTGCAAGAGATAATTTCAGCGACATTCCTTACAATTATCGTAGAATTCTAAACAAAATGCACTATAGATAATATTCATCTGATTAATAAAGAAATTCAACTATTCTTTaatagaaatgaaaaataacaacaGTTAAAACTGAAAATCATGATATCCATTGCCTTCAACAAATTTGcacaaaatcaaaactaattaGATTCTGAATTCCTTGAAGATGGAAAGAAATCGATGACAAAACTTGTCATCATTTTCAGCTACATTTCGGACAAATATAGCAGAATTCTAAACAAAATGCACTATAGGAATCATTCAACTATAAAAGCATAGATAATATCCATCTGATTAATAAAGTACTTCAACTATTCATTACCagaaatgaaaaataaccacagttaaaacagaaaatcatgATATCTGTTGCCTTCAAAATTAAGCATCTAAACAATACTCATAACAGTAATCCACATAAAGAATGGCAATTAGAATTGCCATTATACATAACATGATAATAATTGCTATCAAGAACTGGCAGTCTTAAATCCTTTATCTGCTCAAGGCATCTCTTCCTTAAACTGTCACTCAATTCAAGATGATAACATTCCTCCATGCCAAGCGACTCGAGAAGAGGACATCCATCAAGAATGGCGAGGAGACCAGCATTAGTGAGCATATTTCCTTTAATATCAAGACGGGTTAGTGTTGACATTGTTGCAATGATAAGAGCCTCGGTATCATCAGCACCTAACATGAATGAAGGACGTGCTTTCGCAAATTGGAGAGATTTTAAACAAGGGCAAGATCGGCCTAGGACTTCAAGAGAATCCTTTGATAGGTTGCACTTTGAAATGTTCACATCCTCTAAATACTGAAGTTTCCTCACAGCTTCGCTGAATCCTTTATCTGAAATTTTCGAGCACTCTACCAGCTTCATGCATCGAAGGTTACTAGCACTGTAAAATTCGaattcaaaaaaatgaaaattaattaaattcataaagaTATTTACATtgcatacatataaaaaaattgataataattaCTTCTCGGATATGTATTGAAGGAGACGATCTGTGCCAATAAACTCAATATCAATGTCTATCAAAAATCCGCAACTTCGATCAACAGCATAACGACAAATCTTCACCAAATCTGGAGGAAAGAAGCGTGAAAAAAAGCGACGATTGGTCATGTTAATCTGCATGGTATGCCACACACGAGGATCCTTGCAAATGTTCCACCATAGAGGACACACTTGACATGCACTTGTTACTACATCAATAGTATCAAGCCTTTGAAGGATGTTCACCGTGATGTCTCTTGGAAGTGCAAGCCAATTTGGCATATTTGTTCTCTCACCTTCTACTTCATTTGTCATCATCATATATGAGAAATCGAATAGAACTGTTGATAGTGTATGCTACAGATAACACTGGATCTAGGGTTGCAAggaaaataaacataaaactgCAATTCATTCATAACATGTTCAAGAGAGTATAGGTTAACACAGTAAGGGGCCATGGGCCTATCATTTCAACTACTAGACATATAATAAAACCAGGATTGAGCACTAAAGGCACCCCCTCTTTTACTAGTAACGGTAGTAATCCTTTAACTAAGCTGGTGCTTTGTTTTCCCTTAGGATTTTCCTTCTTAACAACGGTCATATAAATTGTTTCCCGAATTATAACGTTTTATAGTACACACTAACAGTGAAAACTAAACgtttaaaaattgaaactaaacGTTTTGGAAAATAAGTTATGATCACGCATGTACTAATCTCATTAAACACTAGACGGAATAAGAATAAAAGTTGTTGTGTTTTCAATGATAATAAAACTTGTTCTGTTTCTCATGTTTTCCTTGAGTCCATAAAAAATCGAGTCCTAAATGTTTTACTTTATTCAATTTACTTGAAAggataatttttacaaaagtgAATTTAAAATGTACACCCTCCGGTTAAAAATCTATCTTTTAGATTccttcaataaataatgtatgtataATCTGTTTGATTTGGCGGCATGTGTGCCAAATGTACGTCAAATAGAGCATTGACCGTGAAAAGAAAGAAGCTAGAAATAGCTACTTCCACATCAACGCGGTTTTGTGCCGTGATTTCTCACATTGCAACGCCACAACAATAGTCTATAATATATATCACATATACTACCTTCGTTCCTTATTATAAGaccgttttaaaaaaaaacaaaatgtctctttttataagacttttttgatattttcaagtgcattaattatttctttacaaaatTACCCCTATTgactttaaatattttttttggttattcaCGTTCCACTTTTTTTTTGCCATGACTTTTCCAAGTCTACATTCAATCCAGAGGTACATTCACGCTTCCTTTTCAATTACGGGTACAATGATAAACCTTTTCAATTACGGGtacaatgataaattaatttggTGCATTATTCAAGTAGTAGTAGGTAATTAATATAGGAAAATAATGAATTGTGATTTCAATTATTACAAGGGCAAACATGGAAAGAAATATCATTTGTCAACAAATTTAACACAATAATCAACTTTCTTAAAACCCGTGTTTTTTCTAAAAGGGTTCTATAATAAGGGACGGGGTTATAATAGTGACTAAATGGTGTATGAAATTCGCTTGAAAACACCTCTAATATGGTGAACACTACTACAATGCTAACTGATCACTCTATCACTTAATCAAGTGACTTAAGTCAACAAGAACTTAAGTCGTTGACatcatttattcactttttttattttactcaaTACAATACACCTTAGTTTAgcaaattttgcttatattttgaacaaAAGTGTTAGAACTTAATGAATCACACATACTTAAGAGAATGAGAggtaaaattttaatttgggTACACTTCTTCATTAATGTCACAAGGTGAATACTTATACTAcatccgtccctatatataagatcATTTTGCAAAAATCACAGGAATATTTGTAttgaagttgtttgtaatcactattatttttacaattttatcctttaagtgagagttagtttatgttttcaacatgttatttattgttgattgaagaaaaatatgtataataaatagggacatgtatgtaaaaaaataattaatgtagttgaaaatagcaagagtcttataaaaatggacaaaaaaaaattctcaaaaacgtcttataattaaggacggaggtagtataacTTATTGATTGAGCTTACAAGTCACTAGAGAGACCCAAAACATCAAAATCAGTTTGGTTAGTTATTGGCACACTATGCAACCTAACTAACTTGGTTAGTTAATTACGTGCGCACCAAGTAACCTAACTAACGTAACTACTATTTGAATTGCTTGCACTGTATACAAGACTTCTAGAATATTAATTTGAATTACACTCCGTAACTCTATCTTAATTCATATTCTCTAGGTTGAACATATTTAGCATAtatccttgaatttttttatcttaaaggGGTTGGTTAGAACACGTGCAGCTTGATCACTTGTCCTGCAGTAGGTTAGAATGATCTTGACCTTGTTCACATGATCCTCTAGAAAGTGAAATTTGGTTTCTATGTGCTTGCTTCTCCCACGAGCTATTGAATATTTAGCAAGGTTTCATGTGCTTAAGGTTCAATCGATGTTTGTCAATTACGGATCGCAGAAAATGAATATCTTTTCGAATTTTGCTTCGTAGTGCAAAACAATAGCAacttgttcaaattctgctacacTATAGCCTCCATTTGACAACATTGATAACAATAGTGTAACGAGTTATACATTCTCATTTCGTGATTctagggtatttttggaaacaCACAAATTTTGATTTGCATTTACTCACTACTTATTCGATTCCCTTTCAATTTAGGTAATAAAACAATCCGATTAAAGGTTAGCCGGTAGATCAAACCGGATGTGCCATACTTGTGAAGGAACCTATTTTGAAGGTATgtttattgtttaatcattcaagtttcattttcatgcaaAATGTACGGCGATTTACCCTTTTTAAGCGAATAAAGTTGTGAGGTTTCTACCAAATCCCGAAAGAAACTGGGGTCCAAAACTAAGGGCGGGACGCACAGTCACTAGCAAGCACATCTCTCTGTTAGGTGAAGCAGCCCTTAATGAAACTCTCAACCATGAACAAGATAATGAAGACGAACCTGAAAGTAAGAAGCCAAAGATTGAAGAAGATttataactgtttttttttttggaaattataTTGTGTTGAATAATAATTgcttttttaattcaattttgattAGGTGTTTCATTTAGTTGTGTTTTAACTTTTGACATGCATTGTTTGTAGATTTGAGAATGAGAAAGTCATTATTAATCAGAGTACGACTAATTATCATTTTACAACCGTTCTTAAAATGATTTAAATTCTGGCACTTGAAGTTACAAGGTTAAATTCTTATGCATGCAAACCATGGATTTTTAATTACCACATTAAtatgcaaaaagaaaaaggtaaaaTTATCTGAACTTTTTTCCTTAAGTAGTGTACTTCTAGTACTGGTTTTGTTCCCTAAAATAATCACCACTACACTTGTGTCGGTGAGGGGTAAAATAACTCACACACCATATTGCAATATTCAAATAAGCTGAGTGACTATGACTCATATGTCTCCCAAAAAAACAGACAAGGGTACAAGAACTAGTAATTACCACTAGTGCAAACAACTAGTATGTGACACACAGATCAATGTTACAGTTATTACCTCTGCAACACATTCAGAGAGTTTAGTACATGACACAAGTAACTGCAAAGTTGAAAGGACAACAACAATAGTGTCCACCCAATTGAACCAAAATCACAGCTAGCTAGATCTTGCTGATGTAGTACCATTCTTCAAATACAATCAATGCCAGAATGCACAAGGTTCCAAATCTTATAAAGGACATAGATATTTTAATGCAGCTACTATAATACTCCACCATTCCCAAATAATTTCAAGGTTTTGAcacaaattttttgtttctttctaacCATTGTTCTAATGggaagggcaatggttaaggaagtcaaaagtagcatgtttgcatttgtttcaacaatattttgacttttaaaaagttaaatttatcaattctcattatttttcaatgctatatttctatttttatcccctCATCCAATGCCTCAAGGGCAATAGTTATCATTCTCCTTGAAAAtatggtttttaaaaattttgaatttgattatgtttttagtctatgtcaatatataaatatagcaAACTTGactatgttttatgtttttatcattctccttgattatgtttttagtttctctgaaaaaaaaacttatgagtgattttgtttaaaaatgttgTGTGACCAATTTTCATGACATAGTCTGAAGTTCAAATAATGTTGGCATGGACTAAAGTTGCTTGCTATGTTATCTTTGATAGAAATTTTTTACGGTGAGAGGATGGTGTCCAATCTAAGGTAGGAAAGATCTTATAATTCAAAAAACGTTTACAAATTCAGAATATATTTAATGTTTGTTCACTCATATTTTAATGTCtgtaaattcaaaataatttttttagtagaaaattaagaaataaaaatcaaacatatgaAAACCCATTAGTTTAAATATTCAGTCACACTATTGGTGTCTatactaaataataaataagcacacaatgaacaaaaacattaatattCTTCCAATAACATATgcttcacataaaaaaaaaacacattgctTCCAAAATGATATAAGGTCCAATAATCATCTCTAGCACTCatcataaaacaaaaatcacaagtAAACAATGACCTAGATCATTGTACTTTATTGTTTGAAATTAGAATTTCAGCTAACAATGCTGCAAATTCTAAGTCAGaataatatgaaaaacaaaatacttgACAATAAAGTACATAATGTATATAAATaactcaaattcaaattcaagacCAAAGGCTGTATTTGTAATTAACCAAGATTGGTTTAGAAGTTGTCATTGGCTTAAGCTTTTTTAGCAGGGTTAAGTTGATCCCAAGCTTCAATCCAAGTGACCATAGCATCTGCAAGCTTGTCAAAATAAGGATCAATCTTTCCAAGTTTTTCCTTGACTTGTTTGGACATTTCAATGTAACACTTTTGAACAGTTGTGGCTTCTTTTGGAAGAGCAAGACTTTGAAAAAATGGAATGATGTCTTCCTGCCAGAAAATGCCTTTGTACTCTTTCCTTAGATTCACAAATGGGTTACTTGCTTTGCTATGAAAGATATAGGGGAGACCAGTCTTGATTCCAAGTCCCAAATGATCACAGATTACCTGAccaattcatcatcaacaatcataaaCTATTAGATGTTTCCATGAGATCGACTCGAGTCTATCATGCACGAACACAGACACAGATACTGGATACGATGCTGACACGAATACGTCGACAccgataaaattttgagaaaatgacatagtTCAATGTAGTCACAAGTGTCGACATTCTGTCGGTGTTAGGCATAATACGTGTCAGACACCAGAACATGCATTCAATCATAAGTGTCCGTGGAATAGAGATTCGAGtagaattattataaaaatagggcatgcaaaagaaagaaaagaacctTGCAGCACCAGCCAGCCCACATGTCATCATAACGTCCAATTGGCTGGCCATCTCCCATGAGACCAAAATACATAGCTGGTCCAATCAGATCACGATCAAATGCCAAATTCATTCCACACATTGGaaacaatgttccttttggTATGGTAAGAACAGTATCCACATACCTTATTACATCAACACAAatactcaaaatcaaaccctaTATATAAACACTTTAACAGTTTAAATATCATGCAccaacattttaattttctaaaacaGAAGTTTGATCAGATCTACCCTATCATGTTATACTAATTATTTCTTGGATTCGGATTGCGTGCAATATATAACCACATCTGAATCATTCAATTAAGATCAGACAGTACAGATTTTAACTATATTGTTTTAAAATCTAAGAAGTCAGACTTTAAATTTAGATTGCCCGATCTTGACCACCAACAATCAAGGGTTAGATATAACTTGATGTCTATATGTTAGAGATGACTTGTTgtccatgtattttttttaacaatgttaATGTTAGGATATACTAATGAAATTTGTATACTAATAACTTAAGTTTTAAATAAAGATTTGAGATTGCGATATGAGACATgaaataacaatttttaatattgtcAAAACTAAAGTGCAACTACAATTGAGGTCGGATAAACTATATTTGACTACAATTTTCTACAATACTAATGATCGTGAGGCGACCATTACTGTTACCGTGACCGCTATTTAAAACTATATTGTACATGTTACATAGTACATACCTAGTGTTCCTCTCAAGAGGCTTGACAAGCTGAGTAGGAGCATCATAATCTGGGATGTTGAGCCAAAGTCCATGAGAAATAGCTGTTGGGACACCTTCACGAAGACTAAAAGGGTATCCACGAACAAAATCAGCACCTTCTCTAAAAGGATCATAAAGGGTATTGAAAAACAATGGAGTTGATGGACACAAAAGGTTCTTAATGTGCTGCTCAAGTGCATTGATTTGTTTTCCAGATGGATCATTGGCAACCTAAggcacacaaaaaataaataagaaaatgaatgtACAAAAGTAATAGCAATAAGAtacattttaaatgaaaatattctATGGTTGAAtgtacattattttatttagattacTAGTCTCAAAAACTATGAATCACTAATACAGACACCAGATACGTGACatcgataataatttaaagaaaataaaagtgattgaatgtaattacATGTGTCGATGTGTCAGACACCGATCACTCCTTCAATCAAAATGTTATTGAAAACAATGCTTAAAAACTTCCAAATCTAATGTTATAGAATACCAAAATGTTTCCTCGAAGAAGATTGTtatatacaaataataataataatagtaaattaAACAAACAAGGATCTAATACATGCATAATAGAACCAATACAATTATACAATTATTATTCCGAATTGCCGATCGCAACCGCATATGCGGCCACATTTGTCCGCATTTTACCCTAATGTAAAGGAGTGTAGTGTAACCGCAACCGCAATTTAAAACCGTGATCCAGAACACTatccaaatttaaaaaactaaagtagaaaatgcaaacaaaatcatcacaaGGAGGCCATGAAATATGGAACCATAAATGTGAAGAAATCATACCAAGATCTCTCCATAAACAttatacaaaacaaaatcactctaaataaagaaagaaagaaatgattaaaaaaaaagaaaaaagtgattgAAAAACTTACAAAGCAATCATCATCAATAGTGAAGATGTACTTCTTCTTAGAAACCATGTAACCAAAGCAACGACATGCAGAGTCCTTGAATGAAATGCAAGAAGCCCTAGGACCAAGAAGCTTATTAATATCATTCCTATTATAAAGTTCATAATCAAAACCAGGTGGAACCTTAATAGTTTTTGAAGGGTCACCATCTTGAACAATGATCAAATGATAAGGTTCAAAATATGGCCTCCACATTTCCAAGAAATCAAGGTTCCTTATAGTTGGAATCACAATGTCAAGTTCATCTTTCAATGGTGGTGAAGATGTAGCCATAGTTGCAACAAAGGGAGAGAAAATTGTTTGTGAAAGTGATGAATGAGAAACTTTGAGAGAAAGAGAGTTTAtttatgaaggaaaaagagGGCGAGAATAGTTGTGTTACATGTGAAAATGCCTAAGATATCGGCACTAGTGTGGGGTTAATTATAAAGTTTTCTGAATGTTTAAGGTAACTATGAATTGTTCAAAGGTTGTGTGGTGCTGCCGTGAGATTTGGTAACCTTTGTGGATGGAAGAGAACAGAGAGACCAATTTTTCAGTTATTGCTACACCAAGAAACAAAGTAACGGTATTTCATTTgcattaatgttgttaaaatatttctataaatatCAGTTTCATTTGCATTAATGttattaaaatatttctataaatatCAATGTTGAATCTCAACTAATTGAATCtgtattcttaaaaaaaaaaatagctaatTGAATCTGTAAATGAGTcgattttttaatataaactaaACGATCACCGCAACacggaaaataaaataatgttgcaTAAGACGAcgcaggggcggagccacccccagctagcctgggcacTAGCCCAGGCTCAACTTCTactttctttgtagcaagcACAGCTATTACTAGAACCTCTcgcttttcctgcggattttgcCAGGGATTTAGGTTCCCAGATAAATGCAATATCTTCGTGGGTAATTATTTCCTTAGGATTTTAGGATCCGTGGGAAAGATATGTGCAATTATCCGCATGAAGGAAGTAACATTATATGGGAAGTCTGTAAAATTATCTGCAtaaaatgtgcaatttttgCCCAGGCTCTATAAAATTCATGGCTCCGTCACTGAGACGGCGGATAACACAATGCCTCATCTAGACGAAATCGagtaaaaaaaacttagatctatttgaaaatcatttatttagattaaaatataaagaaaaagatgaagagtggTGATTTCAAGTCCCAAAACCACTCcacaatgaagaaaatgatagAGAGAATATAACGAGAGAGAAAATTAGGGTCAGCTTGTTGGAGAGGAAGAacctataaataaattataaatttaaatgatacttttttttaagcaaatttaACTGACACGTTAAGTAACATCTCTAAAAAAGCTAAAATCTCATGAAAAATCATTCATCCAAACTTATACGATATAAGTGGTTTGGCGTTTCGAATATAACCTGTGCGTACACATGAAATGTTCATTGTGAtacaattaagaaaaaaaaagaagagaaatgctagcaaatttcaaccaatcaaaaaaatgtatttcGAATGTATGTTGCTaacattccaaaaaaaataatgctaacacattttttttagaaaagtgCTAGTACATTTTTTGACATGCACTTTTTATCgtagttattttttattgatcaaaatttACGGGTCATTCAAATCTATATAGAATCTCCGTGATTTCATGTGAGTTTTAACCATTAAAAAGAGTGTTGATCTCTTTTATTGATAGAAATTCATGAATCTCATCAAATTTATACTGAATTTGTAAAGTTTTGCAAAGTGAATtttaagtgaaaaaaaaaagtgtattgaAAAATGTGTGGTAGAGAGTGTGATGCTAGTACCCTCTTCGAAAAAGAAAACCTATATTTTTATGGGTCATGCTAACTGGTACTTCCGGGGCACcggttaaaaattcaaatatagtaatatttgca belongs to Medicago truncatula cultivar Jemalong A17 chromosome 6, MtrunA17r5.0-ANR, whole genome shotgun sequence and includes:
- the LOC25495424 gene encoding putative F-box/LRR-repeat protein 23, translating into MMMTNEVEGERTNMPNWLALPRDITVNILQRLDTIDVVTSACQVCPLWWNICKDPRVWHTMQINMTNRRFFSRFFPPDLVKICRYAVDRSCGFLIDIDIEFIGTDRLLQYISENASNLRCMKLVECSKISDKGFSEAVRKLQYLEDVNISKCNLSKDSLEVLGRSCPCLKSLQFAKARPSFMLGADDTEALIIATMSTLTRLDIKGNMLTNAGLLAILDGCPLLESLGMEECYHLELSDSLRKRCLEQIKDLRLPVLDSNYYHVMYNGNSNCHSLCGLLL
- the LOC25495425 gene encoding UDP-arabinopyranose mutase 1, which produces MATSSPPLKDELDIVIPTIRNLDFLEMWRPYFEPYHLIIVQDGDPSKTIKVPPGFDYELYNRNDINKLLGPRASCISFKDSACRCFGYMVSKKKYIFTIDDDCFVANDPSGKQINALEQHIKNLLCPSTPLFFNTLYDPFREGADFVRGYPFSLREGVPTAISHGLWLNIPDYDAPTQLVKPLERNTRYVDTVLTIPKGTLFPMCGMNLAFDRDLIGPAMYFGLMGDGQPIGRYDDMWAGWCCKVICDHLGLGIKTGLPYIFHSKASNPFVNLRKEYKGIFWQEDIIPFFQSLALPKEATTVQKCYIEMSKQVKEKLGKIDPYFDKLADAMVTWIEAWDQLNPAKKA